A stretch of Rhea pennata isolate bPtePen1 unplaced genomic scaffold, bPtePen1.pri scaffold_32, whole genome shotgun sequence DNA encodes these proteins:
- the LOC134154627 gene encoding olfactory receptor 14A16-like, translating to MSNSSSLSEFLLLVYADTREQQLLHFWLFLGIYLAALLGNGLINTAVACDHRLHTPMYFFLLNLSILDLGSISTTVPKSMANSLWNIRSISYSGCAAQVFLVFFLFSAEYSLLTVMAYDRYVAICNPLHYGTIMDSRACVRMAAAAWASGFLNALLHTGNTFSLPLCQGNTVDQFFCEISQILKLSCSDFYIRGVELLGIISCLVFGCFVFIVLSYVQIFIAVLRIPSEQGQHKAFSMCLPHLAVVSLFLSTVMFAYLKPPSISSPVLDLVLAVLYAVVPPTVNPLIYSMRNKELQQALRKLIQMVLVQQQ from the coding sequence atgtccaacagcagctccctcagtgagttcctcctcctggtgTACGCTGACACCCGGGAgcagcagctcttgcacttctggctcttcctgggcatctacctggctgctctcctgggcaACGGCCTCATCAACACAGCCGTAGCCTGTGACCACCGCCTCCatacccccatgtacttcttcctcctcaacctctccatcctcgaccttggctccatctccaccactgtccccaaatccatggccaattccctgtggAACATCAGgtccatttcctactcaggatgtgctgcccaggtcttcctggttttcttcttgttttcagcagagtattctctcctcactgtcatggcctatgaccgctatgttgccatctgcaatcccctgcactatggcacaatcatggacagcagagcttgtgtcagaatggcagcagctgcctgggccagtgggtttctcaatgctctcctgcacactggaaacacattttcacttccgctctgccaaggcaacacagtggaccagttcttctgtgaaatttcccagatcctcaagctctcctgctctgacttCTACATCAGGGGAGTTGAGCTTCTTGGGATTATTAGCTGTTTAGTGTTTGGATGTTTcgttttcattgtgctgtcctatgtgcagatcttcattgctgtgctgaggatcccctctgagcagggccagcacaaagccttCTCCATGTGCCTCCCGCACCTGGCCGTGGTCTCCCTGTTTCTCAGCACCGTCAtgtttgcctacctgaagccacCTTCTATCTCCTCCCCAGTTCTGGATTTGGTGCTGGCTGTTCTGTACgcagtggtgcctccaacagtaaaccccctcatctacagcatgaggaacaaggagctccagcaGGCACTGAGGAAACTGATCCAGATGGTACTAgttcagcagcaatga
- the LOC134154626 gene encoding olfactory receptor 4E1-like, with protein MWQNHTMVSNFFLSGLTTSHVAELILFTFFVVIYVLIILGNILIIFTIALDQHLHSPMYFFLSNLSIIDICHSSVVMPKMLADFLVDKKSISFEECVAQMFFLHLFACTEIFLLTIMAYDRYIAICNPMRYGTIMSWKMCLQLAMVMWMGGLIHSVSLTALTLNLPYCGPSSIDNFFCDVPLVIKLACTNTHVLEMLIVSNSGLISVVCFLVLVTSYVIILISLRNHLSEGQHKALSTCAAHLTVVTLFLGHCIFIYLRPAKSLAADKVVSVFFTAITPLMNPLIYTFRNEDMQNALRKLCKRQIDSQDK; from the coding sequence ATGTGGCAGAATCACACGATGGTGAGTAACTTCTTCCTCTCAGGACTCACCACCAGCCATGTGGCAGAGCTGATCCTCTTCACCTTCTTCGTGGTTATCTACGTGCTGATTATTTTGGGCAATATTCTCATCATCTTCACAATTGCACTTGACCAGCATCTGCACAGTCCTATGTACTTCTTCCTCAGCAACCTCTCCATCATTGACATCTGCCACTCCTCAGTGGTGATGCCCAAGATGCTGGCTGACTTCCTGGTGGACAAGAAGAGCATCTCCTTTGAGGAGTGTGTGGCCCAGATGTTCTTCCTCCACCTCTTTGCCTGCACAGAGATCTTCCTCCTCACCATCATGGCCTATGATCGTTACATAGCCATCTGCAACCCCATGCGTTATGGCACCATCATGAGCTGGAAGATGTGCCTCCAGCTGGCCATGGTCATGTGGATGGGAGGGCTGATACATTCTGTGTCTCTCACTGCCCTGACCCTCAATCTCCCATACTGTGGTCCCAGTTCCATTGACAACTTCTTTTGTGATGTCCCCTTGGTCATTAAGTTGGCCTGCACAAACACCCATGTCTTAGAAATGCTCATTGTCTCCAACTCAGGCCTCATCTCTGTGGTCTGCTTCCTGGTGCTGGTGACTTCCTACGTGATCATCTTGATCTCACTGAGGAACCATCTCTCGGAAGGGCAACACAAGGCGTTATCAACCTGTGCTGCTCACCTGACAGTGGTGACGCTTTTCCTGGGACACTGCATTTTCATCTATCTCAGGCCAGCCAAGAGTTTAGCTGCAGACAAAGTTGTGTCCGTTTTCTTCACGGCCATCACCCCTCTGATGAACCCCCTTATCTATACCTTTAGGAATGAGGACATGCAAAATGCTTTGCGAAAGCTGTGTAAGCGGCAGATTGATTCCCAAGACAAGTGA